One Paenarthrobacter aurescens TC1 DNA window includes the following coding sequences:
- a CDS encoding putative L-asparaginase, thermolabile (identified by match to protein family HMM PF06089): MPMSSHETFNVESAVELAVIERSGFIESRHIGAAVVLAGDGSVVTRLGDIDAPILARSTLKPFQALASMQSGVPLRGAQVAVACGSHTGSLDHMDVVEGMLKAAGVKEENLQCPAAWPQDETARNWLVRSERGQSKLAFNCSGKHAAFLWACTENGWDLRSYLEPNHPLQQRVRSVIEEYSGETISHLGIDGCGAPVAAISLTGLARAYSRLAKSPGDKSSNARAATIATSMLDYPWAVQGKGESNTIVMEELDVLAKIGAEGVLVLATPTGATVAVKILDGNLRATSLVGLTLLAVSGAVDIPAVSGVLERVVEPVLGGGHEVGKIRLGHAVSALLD, translated from the coding sequence ATGCCCATGAGTTCGCATGAAACGTTCAACGTTGAGTCCGCGGTAGAACTGGCAGTGATCGAACGTAGTGGCTTTATTGAGTCCCGGCACATCGGCGCGGCCGTGGTTCTTGCCGGCGACGGCTCGGTAGTCACCCGTCTTGGTGACATCGACGCTCCCATTCTCGCCCGCTCCACGCTCAAGCCCTTCCAAGCCCTGGCTTCCATGCAATCCGGCGTGCCCCTCCGTGGCGCCCAAGTTGCTGTCGCCTGCGGCAGCCACACCGGTTCCCTGGATCATATGGACGTTGTGGAGGGGATGCTCAAAGCAGCAGGCGTGAAGGAGGAAAACCTCCAGTGCCCTGCCGCCTGGCCCCAGGACGAAACGGCCCGCAACTGGCTGGTTCGCTCCGAACGCGGACAATCGAAACTGGCATTCAACTGCTCCGGCAAGCACGCAGCATTCCTGTGGGCCTGCACCGAAAACGGCTGGGACCTGCGCAGCTACCTTGAACCAAACCACCCGCTGCAGCAGCGCGTGCGCTCGGTGATTGAGGAATACAGCGGCGAAACGATCTCCCATTTGGGCATCGACGGCTGCGGCGCACCTGTTGCTGCCATCTCACTGACCGGCCTGGCCCGCGCCTACTCCCGCTTGGCCAAGTCCCCCGGCGACAAATCGTCCAATGCCCGTGCTGCCACCATCGCCACATCCATGCTCGACTACCCCTGGGCCGTCCAAGGGAAGGGCGAGTCCAACACCATCGTCATGGAAGAACTGGACGTCCTGGCCAAGATCGGGGCCGAAGGCGTCCTGGTCCTGGCAACCCCCACCGGCGCCACGGTAGCCGTGAAGATACTCGACGGAAACCTCCGCGCCACGTCCCTGGTGGGCTTGACCCTTCTGGCAGTGAGTGGAGCCGTGGACATTCCGGCGGTTTCCGGTGTTTTGGAACGGGTGGTTGAGCCCGTGCTCGGCGGCGGACACGAGGTAGGCAAGATCCGGCTGGGTCACGCCGTCTCTGCCCTGCTCGACTAG
- a CDS encoding oxidoreductase, aldo/keto reductase family (identified by match to protein family HMM PF00248) produces the protein MPLTMSYGASHRGAAGPVIQAALDSGITHFDTADMYGSGANERIVGAALGRRRNEVTLATKVGIKSAAGIPYGVDGRPSYIRKAVERSLRRLRTDRIDLYYLHRVDPRVPIEDSVGALAELVHRGLVREVGVSEVNGSQLRRAHAVHPIAAAQMEWSLFERNLEADLLPVARELRISIVAYAPLGRGMLAASSSRPQQLAAFDIRRTLGRWQGESLSRHLAAMDELSGLAKSSGATTGQLALAWLLHQGLDVVPIPGTTKPAHVKENVAALDLSLDVALVRRVAEIAANAAR, from the coding sequence ATGCCGCTCACCATGAGCTATGGAGCAAGCCATCGGGGCGCCGCTGGCCCCGTCATTCAGGCAGCCCTTGATTCGGGGATCACTCACTTTGACACCGCAGATATGTACGGCTCCGGAGCAAATGAGCGCATTGTGGGCGCGGCTCTGGGGCGTCGCCGCAACGAAGTCACTTTGGCGACGAAGGTGGGGATCAAGTCAGCTGCGGGGATTCCCTATGGTGTAGATGGCCGTCCGTCCTACATTCGAAAGGCTGTCGAGCGAAGTCTCCGTAGACTCCGGACTGACCGCATCGACCTCTATTACCTGCATCGCGTGGACCCAAGAGTCCCCATCGAGGATAGCGTTGGTGCGCTAGCGGAGCTGGTGCACAGGGGTCTGGTGCGCGAGGTTGGCGTAAGCGAAGTCAACGGTTCACAGTTACGACGCGCTCACGCAGTGCACCCAATTGCGGCGGCGCAAATGGAGTGGTCCCTATTTGAGCGAAATCTTGAGGCGGATCTGCTACCGGTAGCGCGGGAGCTGCGGATATCGATTGTCGCATACGCCCCCCTTGGTCGAGGAATGCTTGCCGCCTCGTCGTCCCGCCCTCAACAGCTGGCGGCTTTCGATATTCGGCGAACCCTTGGCCGGTGGCAAGGAGAGAGCCTTTCGCGTCACCTCGCCGCCATGGATGAGCTTAGCGGGTTGGCTAAAAGCAGCGGGGCGACCACGGGGCAACTTGCTCTTGCATGGCTTTTGCATCAAGGGCTCGACGTGGTTCCCATCCCCGGAACCACGAAGCCTGCCCATGTGAAAGAGAATGTCGCAGCCCTGGACCTGAGTCTCGATGTTGCGCTTGTTCGGCGCGTCGCCGAGATTGCAGCGAACGCTGCCAGGTGA
- a CDS encoding putative ABC transporter, ATP-binding protein (identified by match to protein family HMM PF00005; match to protein family HMM PF00664), giving the protein MSKQTSFFTSVGRLYPHVRPILPRLFMGLICALLASIVALTIPQVLRVLVNSSLQPGGSTDAVWIAAVVILALGIAEAGLVALRRQFVINPATTVETRLRVTLYGHLQQLTVAFHDRWGSGQLLSRAMTDLSFLRRWMAFGAIMLVVTTLTVIIGVGVMFSMSWQLALIFLAAAVPIMINSFRFRRRFSLVTRLSQDQAGDLATTVEESVHGIRVLKAFGRSHEALENFNGQAEELRQTEIAKAKQQAGFTLVVTLLPELALGVGLVVGIMLVANGQLSIGALVAFFATAAVVATPVEFSGMLLAMALTAKTALDRHFEVMDTENTITSPDQATVPETVKGALRFEHAGFGFDDGGTLLHDVTLDIRPGETMALVGITGSGKSALLQLVPRLYDVAEGAVTIDGVDVRDYDIDELRKIVAVAFEDTTLFSSSVRDNVLLGAPNPSDAALDEALDVAQAQFAYSLPDGVDTLIGEEGLSLSGGQRQRIALARAIAAKPKVLVLDDPLSALDVNTEERVEARLRDVLRETTTLIVAHRPSTVALADRVALLENGTITAVGTHTELLAENDHYRYVIASLDAGPKDLDTELDELEEAEEARR; this is encoded by the coding sequence ATGTCCAAGCAAACGTCATTTTTCACATCCGTCGGCCGCCTGTACCCTCATGTGCGGCCCATCCTCCCCCGACTATTCATGGGGCTCATCTGCGCCCTACTGGCGAGCATCGTCGCGCTGACCATCCCGCAGGTCCTGCGGGTCCTTGTCAACAGCTCCTTGCAGCCCGGCGGTTCCACGGACGCAGTCTGGATTGCCGCCGTCGTGATTCTTGCCTTGGGTATCGCTGAAGCCGGGCTGGTGGCTTTGCGCCGGCAGTTCGTCATCAACCCCGCCACCACGGTGGAAACCCGGTTGCGCGTGACCCTTTACGGCCACCTGCAACAACTGACGGTCGCGTTCCACGACCGCTGGGGTTCCGGCCAGCTGCTGTCCCGCGCCATGACGGACCTGAGCTTCCTGCGCCGCTGGATGGCGTTCGGCGCCATCATGTTGGTGGTCACCACCCTGACGGTGATCATCGGCGTCGGCGTCATGTTCTCCATGAGCTGGCAGCTGGCACTGATCTTCCTTGCAGCGGCCGTGCCGATCATGATCAACTCTTTCCGCTTCCGCCGCCGCTTCAGCTTGGTCACCCGCCTCAGCCAGGACCAAGCGGGCGATCTCGCTACCACCGTGGAGGAATCCGTCCACGGCATCCGCGTCCTGAAAGCTTTTGGGCGGAGCCACGAAGCCCTTGAGAACTTCAACGGCCAGGCTGAAGAACTTCGCCAGACCGAGATCGCCAAGGCCAAGCAGCAAGCCGGGTTCACGCTGGTGGTCACCTTGCTGCCGGAGCTGGCGCTGGGCGTCGGCCTGGTGGTGGGCATCATGCTTGTGGCTAACGGACAACTGAGCATCGGCGCGCTGGTGGCGTTCTTTGCCACAGCCGCGGTGGTGGCCACTCCCGTGGAGTTCTCGGGCATGCTGCTGGCCATGGCACTGACCGCCAAGACCGCGCTGGACCGCCACTTCGAGGTGATGGACACGGAAAACACCATCACCTCCCCGGACCAGGCCACGGTTCCCGAAACCGTTAAGGGCGCCTTGCGCTTTGAGCACGCAGGTTTCGGGTTCGACGACGGCGGTACCCTCCTGCACGACGTCACCTTGGATATCCGCCCCGGCGAGACCATGGCACTGGTGGGCATTACGGGTAGCGGTAAGAGCGCCCTGCTCCAGCTGGTCCCCCGGCTGTATGACGTGGCTGAGGGTGCAGTGACGATCGACGGCGTGGATGTCCGCGACTACGACATTGACGAGCTACGAAAGATCGTGGCCGTGGCGTTCGAAGACACCACGCTGTTCTCCAGTTCGGTGCGGGACAACGTCCTCCTGGGCGCCCCGAATCCCAGCGATGCAGCCCTGGATGAAGCCCTGGATGTGGCACAGGCACAGTTCGCCTACTCGTTGCCGGACGGCGTGGACACCTTGATCGGCGAGGAAGGACTGAGTCTTTCGGGTGGCCAAAGGCAGCGGATTGCCCTGGCCCGAGCCATCGCCGCCAAGCCCAAGGTGTTGGTCCTTGACGATCCTTTGTCCGCCCTCGATGTGAACACGGAAGAACGCGTGGAAGCCCGTTTGCGCGACGTCCTCCGCGAGACCACCACTCTCATCGTTGCGCACCGCCCCTCCACCGTGGCCTTGGCGGACCGGGTGGCCTTGCTCGAAAACGGAACCATTACCGCCGTCGGAACCCATACGGAACTGTTGGCCGAGAACGACCACTACCGCTATGTCATCGCCAGCCTGGACGCAGGCCCGAAGGACCTGGACACCGAACTGGACGAGCTCGAAGAAGCTGAGGAGGCCCGCCGATGA
- a CDS encoding putative Helix-turn-helix domain protein (identified by match to protein family HMM PF01381; match to protein family HMM PF07719; match to protein family HMM PF07721): MGNGFGEKLRAERLERGLTQAELGKNLYSPSYISLLETGRREPTAEVIEELARRLELAPKALEAWSQPVSVSDAEYVLAGLYARQAWDLRDYQLAASHAATAAQIALEAKNNSAWWNMTYMQAECVMKQGQLKECQQIVEHLLEHPMATESAGLGVRAWQMLAAVCHGQGQLATAVEHAKQAVKLSEQLPKGSTLIIGAHRALIGALAESGKLDEAWQYCLAMIEHMDEHSMSQLAGEVAWVVGNVAFMRHDYVEGIKHHERAAKLLSPANDIELWARFNKASAAVRLSSGIVEPETLSAIERAELALSIVGGNKTDQLEVAFIRARWLYLTGDIPAAVEKLREIYADRKVLARHTAGEVSLLLGKSLKAAGEAAEALQFLEEAQHDFSAAGASDRVQQAMDAVLEIRLAERRAAKEHSEA, from the coding sequence GTGGGAAACGGATTCGGCGAGAAGCTACGTGCCGAACGGCTCGAACGTGGGTTGACGCAGGCAGAGCTAGGCAAGAACCTGTATTCACCGAGCTATATTTCGCTGCTGGAGACCGGTCGCCGCGAGCCTACGGCCGAGGTCATCGAGGAGCTGGCCCGCAGGCTCGAGCTGGCGCCCAAAGCACTTGAAGCGTGGAGCCAACCAGTCTCCGTCAGTGATGCCGAGTACGTCCTCGCCGGACTCTACGCCCGGCAGGCTTGGGACCTTCGCGACTACCAACTGGCCGCCAGCCACGCCGCCACCGCCGCGCAGATTGCCCTCGAGGCCAAGAACAACAGCGCCTGGTGGAATATGACGTACATGCAGGCCGAGTGCGTGATGAAGCAAGGCCAACTCAAGGAATGCCAGCAAATCGTTGAGCACCTCCTGGAACACCCCATGGCCACTGAATCCGCCGGCCTGGGAGTGCGCGCCTGGCAGATGCTTGCCGCGGTGTGTCACGGACAAGGACAGCTGGCCACCGCCGTCGAGCATGCCAAGCAAGCCGTAAAGCTCAGCGAGCAACTGCCCAAGGGTTCCACCCTCATCATCGGTGCGCACCGCGCGCTGATCGGAGCCCTGGCCGAAAGCGGCAAGCTGGACGAAGCCTGGCAGTATTGCCTGGCGATGATCGAGCACATGGACGAGCATTCCATGTCGCAGCTGGCCGGCGAAGTCGCGTGGGTGGTCGGCAACGTCGCCTTCATGCGCCACGACTATGTAGAAGGCATCAAGCACCACGAGCGAGCCGCCAAGCTCCTCTCCCCCGCCAACGACATTGAGCTGTGGGCCCGCTTCAACAAGGCGTCCGCAGCGGTTCGACTGTCCTCAGGGATTGTGGAACCGGAAACGTTGTCCGCCATAGAGCGTGCAGAACTGGCGCTGTCCATTGTGGGCGGCAACAAGACGGACCAGCTGGAGGTCGCTTTTATCCGCGCCCGCTGGCTGTACCTGACCGGGGATATCCCTGCAGCAGTGGAGAAGCTCCGCGAGATTTACGCCGACCGTAAGGTGTTGGCCCGGCACACCGCCGGCGAAGTTTCCCTCCTGCTTGGCAAATCCTTGAAAGCAGCCGGGGAAGCCGCTGAGGCGCTCCAGTTCCTGGAAGAGGCGCAGCACGACTTCAGCGCGGCAGGGGCCTCGGACAGGGTTCAGCAGGCCATGGACGCGGTCTTGGAGATCCGCCTCGCCGAGCGTCGGGCCGCGAAAGAACACTCGGAAGCCTGA
- a CDS encoding hypothetical protein (identified by Glimmer2; putative), with the protein MFKKIIASVAVAGALTFAVAAPGVVSAAPAADSSTVSAIGNWPDPMRSTTTVPKKDKAETEPTFSTMSIGNWPDPM; encoded by the coding sequence ATGTTCAAGAAAATCATCGCGTCAGTGGCCGTGGCGGGCGCACTGACGTTCGCGGTTGCGGCTCCCGGGGTAGTCTCTGCTGCTCCCGCAGCAGATTCCAGCACAGTAAGCGCCATCGGTAACTGGCCGGACCCCATGCGGTCCACCACCACGGTGCCCAAGAAGGACAAGGCCGAGACCGAACCGACATTCAGCACGATGTCCATCGGCAACTGGCCCGACCCTATGTAA
- the purC gene encoding phosphoribosylaminoimidazole-succinocarboxamide synthase (identified by match to protein family HMM PF01259; match to protein family HMM TIGR00081), whose amino-acid sequence MTEGIPTGGFETETLELPGWKHVYSGKVRDLYVPADEAITEKIGQECVLVVASDRISAYDHVLSSEIPDKGRVLTQLSLWWFDQLDVEHHVLASTVEGGVPEAVEGRAMICKKLDMFPVECIARGYLTGSGLAEYKESRTVCNIPLPEGLVDGSRLEKALFTPSAKAEVGEHDVNITYDDVVAMVGDDIAARLSELTLKIYTRAEEIARERGIILADTKVEFGIDAATGVITLGDEVLTPDSSRFWDASTYAPGKSQPSYDKQYVRDWLTSAESGWDKSSDTPPPPLPAEVVERTRARYVEAYEKLTGRTFA is encoded by the coding sequence ATGACTGAGGGTATCCCCACCGGCGGCTTCGAAACCGAAACGCTGGAACTTCCGGGCTGGAAGCACGTTTACTCCGGCAAGGTCCGCGACCTCTACGTCCCGGCCGATGAAGCCATCACGGAGAAGATCGGCCAGGAATGCGTGCTGGTTGTGGCCAGCGACCGCATCAGCGCTTACGATCACGTGCTGAGCAGCGAAATCCCGGACAAGGGCCGCGTCCTGACGCAGCTGAGCTTGTGGTGGTTCGACCAGCTGGATGTTGAGCACCACGTGCTGGCGTCCACTGTTGAGGGTGGTGTTCCGGAGGCCGTGGAGGGCCGGGCCATGATCTGCAAGAAGCTGGACATGTTCCCCGTGGAGTGCATCGCGCGTGGCTACCTCACCGGCTCGGGCCTGGCTGAGTACAAGGAATCCCGGACGGTGTGCAATATCCCGCTGCCGGAGGGGCTGGTTGATGGTTCGCGCTTGGAGAAGGCACTCTTCACGCCTTCCGCCAAGGCCGAGGTTGGCGAGCACGACGTCAACATCACGTATGACGACGTTGTGGCCATGGTGGGCGACGACATCGCTGCCCGCCTCAGTGAGCTCACGCTGAAGATTTACACCCGCGCCGAGGAGATCGCCCGCGAACGTGGCATCATCCTGGCCGACACTAAGGTGGAGTTCGGTATCGACGCCGCCACTGGCGTGATCACGCTGGGCGACGAAGTTCTTACCCCGGACTCTTCGCGCTTCTGGGATGCGTCCACGTATGCGCCGGGCAAGTCGCAGCCTTCCTACGACAAGCAGTACGTCCGTGACTGGCTGACCTCCGCCGAGTCCGGCTGGGACAAGTCCTCCGACACGCCGCCGCCTCCGTTGCCCGCCGAGGTGGTTGAGCGCACCCGCGCCCGTTATGTGGAGGCTTACGAGAAGCTCACAGGGCGCACCTTCGCCTAG
- a CDS encoding putative ABC transporter, ATP-binding protein (identified by match to protein family HMM PF00005; match to protein family HMM PF00664): MSATTFGTANEDNTHLTKADSKAVRRRSLTLLASLIRPVRLRFWLTIVMVVISQLTRVAGPALIAFGIDNALPALQAGDNGPLVLAGALYLAAAIATAGMTALYVTSTARLSQAMLLDLRLRVFRHTQRLSLEFHEKYTSGRIIARQTSDLEALRELLDSGVSSLASGMLFMVFTAVTVFALDWQSGLIVLAAGVPMFFLARWYQKHSQIAFRESRVVSARLIVHFVETMTGIRAVKAFRKERENASRYGELAEDYRKNTVRSINLNGIFQPGLVLIGNVCVAVVLLFGGFRVLSGDLAVGVLLALILSTKRFFQPVDQMAMFYNSFQSAQAALEKVSGLLEEVPTVRPPKNPVPLKSSRGQIDFKGVTFGYSDGKVVVPTLDLHIPAGQTVALVGQTGAGKSTLAKLVARFYDVTSGAITLDGVDLRDLSTTDLRRAVVMVTQEAFLFSGSVADNIALGRPEASRSEIEAAAAAVGAHEFITSLPEGYDTDVNKRGGRVSSGQRQLIGFARAFLAAPAVLILDEATSSLDIPSERMVQQGLAHLLEGVVGGNSARTAIIIAHRLSTVETADRVLVVHDGRIVEDGTPAELISGGGRFAQLHGAWRDSLV, from the coding sequence ATGAGCGCCACAACTTTTGGCACGGCCAACGAGGACAACACACACCTCACCAAAGCGGACAGCAAAGCCGTACGACGCCGGTCGCTCACCTTGCTTGCCTCACTCATCCGCCCGGTGCGCTTGCGTTTCTGGCTGACGATCGTGATGGTGGTGATCTCGCAGCTCACTCGGGTAGCCGGACCAGCGCTCATCGCCTTTGGCATCGACAACGCCCTCCCCGCACTGCAGGCAGGGGACAACGGGCCTCTGGTGCTTGCGGGCGCCCTGTACTTGGCTGCGGCAATCGCAACCGCGGGAATGACGGCGCTCTACGTGACCTCTACCGCGCGGCTCAGCCAGGCCATGCTTCTGGATTTGCGCCTGCGGGTTTTCCGGCACACCCAGCGGTTGAGCCTCGAGTTCCACGAGAAGTACACCTCGGGCCGCATCATCGCCCGGCAAACCTCGGACCTTGAGGCGTTGCGTGAACTCCTGGATTCCGGGGTCAGCTCCTTGGCCTCCGGCATGCTGTTCATGGTGTTCACCGCTGTGACTGTTTTTGCCCTGGATTGGCAAAGCGGACTGATAGTCCTCGCGGCCGGCGTGCCCATGTTCTTCCTTGCCCGCTGGTACCAGAAGCATTCGCAGATCGCGTTCCGTGAGTCGCGTGTTGTGTCGGCACGGTTGATCGTGCACTTCGTGGAGACCATGACCGGCATCCGCGCTGTGAAGGCTTTCCGCAAGGAACGCGAGAATGCATCCCGGTACGGCGAGTTGGCTGAGGACTACCGCAAGAACACCGTCCGCTCCATCAACCTGAACGGCATTTTCCAGCCGGGCTTGGTGCTGATCGGCAATGTCTGTGTGGCCGTGGTCCTGCTGTTTGGCGGCTTCCGCGTGTTGAGTGGGGACCTGGCTGTCGGTGTCCTGCTGGCACTGATCCTCTCCACTAAGCGCTTCTTCCAGCCGGTGGACCAGATGGCCATGTTCTACAACTCCTTCCAGAGCGCCCAGGCAGCGCTGGAGAAGGTATCCGGTCTCCTCGAAGAGGTGCCCACAGTCCGTCCGCCCAAGAACCCGGTACCGCTGAAAAGTTCGCGCGGCCAAATCGATTTCAAGGGCGTGACGTTCGGCTATAGCGATGGCAAAGTTGTTGTTCCCACACTGGACCTGCACATCCCTGCCGGTCAGACCGTTGCACTGGTTGGCCAGACGGGAGCGGGCAAGTCCACGCTGGCCAAGCTCGTAGCCCGCTTCTACGATGTCACCTCCGGGGCCATCACCCTTGACGGTGTGGATCTCAGGGACCTGTCCACCACAGACCTCCGCCGTGCAGTGGTGATGGTGACGCAGGAAGCGTTCCTGTTCAGCGGCTCAGTGGCGGACAACATTGCACTGGGTCGGCCTGAGGCGTCACGGTCCGAGATTGAGGCTGCCGCTGCAGCAGTGGGTGCCCACGAGTTCATCACGAGCCTCCCCGAAGGTTACGACACAGACGTCAACAAACGTGGTGGACGAGTGTCCTCCGGGCAGCGCCAACTCATCGGTTTCGCCCGCGCTTTCCTGGCCGCACCAGCCGTGCTGATCCTCGACGAAGCAACGTCCTCCTTGGACATTCCTTCTGAGCGCATGGTCCAGCAGGGCCTCGCGCATCTGTTGGAGGGAGTCGTAGGCGGTAACTCCGCCCGTACGGCGATCATCATCGCCCACCGCCTCTCCACTGTGGAGACGGCTGACAGGGTGCTGGTGGTCCACGACGGACGCATTGTGGAGGATGGGACGCCGGCCGAGTTGATCAGCGGTGGCGGACGGTTTGCCCAGCTGCACGGTGCGTGGCGGGACTCGTTGGTGTAG
- the purD gene encoding phosphoribosylamine--glycine ligase (identified by match to protein family HMM PF01071; match to protein family HMM PF02655; match to protein family HMM PF02843; match to protein family HMM PF02844; match to protein family HMM TIGR00877): MTQLRPRALHKVPLKTVKVLVIGPGGREHAIVRSLLEDPNVSEVHAAPGNAGISKLVPTHAIDGNNPEAVSALATKLGVDLVVVGPEAPLAAGVSDAVREAGIPVFGPSKEAAQLEASKAFAKQIMAEANVPTAMARVATNADEAADALDTFGAPYVVKDDGLAAGKGVVVTKDRAEALAHAQACFDAGGTVVIEEFLDGPEVSLFVLCDGRTTVPLSPAQDFKRIFDNDEGPNTGGMGAYTPLEWAPEGLVQEVIDRVAQPTVDEMARRGTPFVGVLYCGLALTSRGTRVIEFNVRFGDPETQAVLARLKTPLGALLLAAAKGELDTAEELRWSKNTAVAVVVAAENYPDAPRTGDRIRGLKKVDELDGVHVVHAGTKLDDEGKVVSAGGRVLAVVALGSDLVEAREKAYDGVELVQLEGSQFRTDIGGKAARGEIRVPYTATGTIPKVQA, from the coding sequence ATGACACAGCTTAGGCCCCGCGCCCTTCACAAAGTACCCTTGAAGACTGTGAAGGTACTCGTCATTGGCCCAGGCGGCCGCGAACACGCCATTGTCCGCTCTCTGCTTGAAGATCCCAACGTTTCCGAGGTCCACGCGGCCCCGGGCAACGCGGGCATCAGCAAACTCGTTCCCACCCACGCGATTGACGGGAACAACCCGGAAGCCGTGTCCGCCCTCGCCACCAAGCTGGGCGTGGACCTGGTTGTCGTAGGACCCGAGGCGCCTTTGGCTGCCGGTGTGTCCGACGCGGTCCGCGAAGCCGGCATTCCCGTCTTCGGTCCCAGCAAGGAAGCAGCCCAGTTGGAGGCTTCCAAGGCGTTCGCCAAGCAGATCATGGCTGAAGCCAACGTTCCCACGGCTATGGCACGCGTTGCCACCAACGCTGACGAAGCTGCCGACGCCTTGGACACCTTTGGTGCCCCGTATGTAGTTAAGGACGACGGCCTGGCCGCCGGTAAGGGCGTGGTGGTCACCAAGGACCGAGCGGAAGCCCTGGCTCACGCCCAGGCGTGCTTCGACGCCGGTGGAACCGTGGTCATCGAGGAATTCCTTGACGGCCCAGAGGTTTCCTTGTTCGTCCTCTGCGACGGCCGCACCACCGTCCCGCTGTCCCCGGCGCAGGACTTCAAGCGCATCTTCGATAACGACGAAGGCCCCAACACCGGCGGCATGGGCGCGTACACCCCGCTCGAATGGGCTCCGGAAGGCCTGGTCCAGGAAGTCATCGACCGCGTGGCCCAGCCCACCGTTGATGAGATGGCCCGCCGCGGCACCCCCTTCGTCGGCGTGCTGTACTGCGGCCTCGCCCTGACGTCCCGCGGCACACGCGTCATTGAGTTCAACGTCCGCTTCGGCGATCCCGAGACCCAGGCCGTCCTGGCGCGCCTCAAGACCCCGCTCGGTGCGCTGCTGCTGGCAGCTGCCAAGGGCGAACTGGACACCGCAGAAGAGCTGCGCTGGTCCAAGAACACGGCAGTCGCCGTCGTCGTTGCTGCCGAAAACTACCCGGACGCGCCCCGCACGGGCGATCGCATTCGTGGCCTGAAGAAGGTTGACGAGCTGGACGGTGTCCACGTGGTTCACGCCGGCACCAAGCTGGACGATGAAGGCAAGGTGGTCTCCGCCGGAGGCCGCGTCCTGGCGGTTGTGGCGCTCGGTTCCGATCTGGTGGAGGCGCGCGAGAAAGCGTACGACGGCGTTGAGCTGGTTCAGCTTGAAGGCTCGCAGTTCCGTACGGACATCGGAGGCAAAGCCGCCCGCGGCGAAATCCGCGTTCCGTACACGGCTACCGGTACCATCCCGAAAGTGCAGGCCTGA